GCCGCGGTCCAGATTATTTCGCCGGTGGGCAGCACCACCTGCAGGTTGAGCACGTAGTCGCGGGTGGTGCCGTATTTCACGGCTTTGGGGCCGCCGCTGCTGTGGGCCAGGTTGCCGCCCAAAAAACAGCTGCCCTTGCTGGCGGGGTCCGGCGGGTAAAACAGCCCAACTTCCTTCACCGCGTTCTGAAACGCTTCGTTCACCACGCCTGGCTCCACGGTGGCCTGCAGGTTGCGCTCGTCAATCTGCACAATTTTATTGAGCCGCTCGGTGCTCAGCACCACGCCGTTGTGAACGGGCAGCGCTCCACCGCTCAGGCCGGTGCCGGCCCCGCGGGGCGTGACGGGGATGCGGTGCTCGTGGCACAGGCGCATGATTTGGCTAATTTCTTCGGCGTTGGCCGGGCGCAGCACCACATCGGGCGCAAAGTGCAGGTCCTCGGTATGGTCGCGGCCGTAGTCAGCGTACGCGTCGGCCTCCACGCGCTGGGCGGTGAGGACGTGCGCCGGGCCGACAATGGCCTCAAACTCGACAATTAATTCGGGGGTCAGGGCGTTGAATTGCATCAGCGGATAAACTGGACAGGCCACACAAACTATATTTGCAGCCAATGGGGAGGGTGACAACGAAGATACTACCGCTACTGCTGCTGGCTTTGCTCATGCTGGCCGGCTGCCACCGCAAGCTGAATTACCGCGACGGGCAGTACCGCTCGGCCCGCGAAATGGTCCGCCTGAAAAAGGCCGGCCGCTACGCCAACTCCCGCCCGACGGACAAAACCAAAACCGTCCGCACCACGCCCAGCGGCGCCCGGACCAAGGTGGTTACCAAGCGCCCCATGCGCGTGGGCAGCGCCACCGGCACGCTGGCTTCGGTGATCGAAGCGGCCCGCTCCTACCAGGGCACGCCCTACCTCTACGGCGGCACCACGCGCCTGGGCCTCGATTGCTCGGGGCTGCTGCAACTCTCATTCGGCCAAGCCGGTGTGAACATTCCGCGTTCCTCAAACGAGCAGGCGGTGTGGGGCACGCCCGTAAAAACCACCGAATTGCAGCCCGGGGATTTGGTGTTTTTCGGGGCCGCGCCGGGCAGCCGCACCATCACCCACGTGGGCTTGGTGACGGTGGTCGACGAAGAGGGCGTCGACTTTATCCATGCCTCTACTTCTCTGGGAGTTGTTGAAAACAGCTTGGAATCTGACTATTACTTGAGCCGGTTTATTCGGGCGGTGCGGCCTCAATTGTAAGTTTCACCTGTTACCTTTG
This region of Hymenobacter sedentarius genomic DNA includes:
- a CDS encoding C40 family peptidase, coding for MTTKILPLLLLALLMLAGCHRKLNYRDGQYRSAREMVRLKKAGRYANSRPTDKTKTVRTTPSGARTKVVTKRPMRVGSATGTLASVIEAARSYQGTPYLYGGTTRLGLDCSGLLQLSFGQAGVNIPRSSNEQAVWGTPVKTTELQPGDLVFFGAAPGSRTITHVGLVTVVDEEGVDFIHASTSLGVVENSLESDYYLSRFIRAVRPQL